The nucleotide sequence TCTCCACGTTGAAGTGCCCGCTGTTCCCGAGTATCGCCCCGTCGCGCATCAACGCGAAGTGCTCGCCGCGCAGCACGCCGGTGTTGCCGGTCACCGTAATGAACACGTCGCCCACTGGGGCTGCCTGGGCGGCCGGCATTACCTGGTAGCCGTCCATCAGGGCCTCCAGAGCACACAGGGGCGAAACCTCGGTCACGATCACGTGCGCGCCCATTCCCCGCGCCCGCATCGCCACGCCGCGACCGCACGAGCCGTACCCGCAAACGACCACGGTCCGGCCGGCCACCAGGATGTTGGTGGCCCTCAGCAGGCCGTCAATCGTGGACTGGCCGGTGCCGTACCGGTTGTCAAACAGGTGCTTCGTCTTCGCGTCGTTCACGGCGATGATGGGATACTTCAGCGCGCCGTCGCGCGCCATGGCCCGCAGGCGAATCACGCCGGTGGTCGTCTCCTCGGTGCCGCCGATGACATCTCCGAGCAGCTCGGTGCGTTCGCTGTGCAGGGTCGAGACCAGGTCGGCACCGTCGTCCATGGTGATGTGCGGCCGCTGGGCCAGGGCCTCGTGAATGTGGCGGTAGTACGTGTCGCGGTCCACGCCCCGTATGGCGAAGACACCGATGCCGTACTCGGCTGCGAGCGCAGCCGCCACATCGTCCTGCGTCGAGAGCGGATTGCTGGCGCACAGCGTCACCCGCGCGCCGCCTGCGCGAAGCGCCAGGACCAGCACCGCGGTCTCAGTGGTCACATGGAGACAGGCCGCGATGCGCCGGTCGCGCAGCGGCTGCTCGGCAACGAAGCGTCCGGCGATGCGCCTCATGACCGGCATTTCGCGCTCCGCCCAGGCGATGCGGCGCAGACCCTCC is from Armatimonadota bacterium and encodes:
- a CDS encoding adenosylhomocysteinase — encoded protein: MSHDVRDLTMAEEGLRRIAWAEREMPVMRRIAGRFVAEQPLRDRRIAACLHVTTETAVLVLALRAGGARVTLCASNPLSTQDDVAAALAAEYGIGVFAIRGVDRDTYYRHIHEALAQRPHITMDDGADLVSTLHSERTELLGDVIGGTEETTTGVIRLRAMARDGALKYPIIAVNDAKTKHLFDNRYGTGQSTIDGLLRATNILVAGRTVVVCGYGSCGRGVAMRARGMGAHVIVTEVSPLCALEALMDGYQVMPAAQAAPVGDVFITVTGNTGVLRGEHFALMRDGAILGNSGHFNVEIDIAALEAMATSRRPAREHVEEFTLADGRRIYLLAEGRLLNLAAAEGHPAAVMDMSFANQALSAAHLASQGARMEKTVHGVPRAIDEAVAQLKLEGMGIGIDALTEAQRLYLESWQEGT